A single region of the Streptomyces virginiae genome encodes:
- a CDS encoding alkaline phosphatase PhoX translates to MERRTFLRGAVIGSSAAAFGGTLMHGAAYAAPAQPGAGPYGALGAADANGIMLPSGFTSRVIARSGQTVSGTSYAWHSAPDGGACYTDGSGWIYVSNSEINPSGGASAVKFNSSGTVTGAYRILSNTRQNCAGGKTPWNTWLSCEEVDRGFVYETDPYGVNAAVQRPAMGRFKHEAAAADPVRQVIYLTEDETSGCFYRFIPTTWGNLSSGTLQVLKAGTATSGSFTWQNVPDPDGSPTATRSQVSGSKKFNGGEGCHYANDTVWFTTKGDNRVWQLNLTNSTYELAYDDSLVPGGAAPLTGVDNVTGSSYGDLYVAEDGGNMEICVITPDDVVAPFLRITGQSSSEITGPAFSPAGNRLYFSSQRGTSGSSTGGITYEVTGPFRT, encoded by the coding sequence GTGGAACGTCGTACCTTCCTGCGCGGTGCGGTGATCGGTTCGTCGGCCGCCGCCTTCGGCGGCACGTTGATGCACGGAGCCGCCTACGCCGCCCCCGCCCAGCCGGGTGCCGGACCGTACGGGGCGCTCGGCGCGGCCGACGCCAACGGCATCATGCTCCCCAGCGGTTTCACCAGCCGGGTCATCGCCCGCTCGGGCCAGACCGTCAGCGGTACCTCGTACGCCTGGCACAGCGCCCCCGACGGCGGTGCCTGTTACACCGACGGCTCGGGCTGGATCTACGTGTCCAACTCGGAGATCAACCCCTCCGGCGGCGCGAGCGCGGTGAAGTTCAACTCCTCCGGCACCGTCACCGGCGCCTACCGGATCCTCTCGAACACCCGGCAGAACTGCGCGGGCGGCAAGACCCCCTGGAACACCTGGCTGTCCTGCGAGGAGGTCGACCGCGGCTTCGTCTACGAGACCGACCCGTACGGGGTGAACGCGGCCGTGCAGCGCCCCGCGATGGGCCGGTTCAAGCACGAGGCGGCCGCCGCCGACCCGGTGCGCCAGGTGATCTACCTGACCGAGGACGAGACCAGCGGCTGCTTCTACCGCTTCATCCCGACCACCTGGGGCAACCTCTCCTCCGGCACCCTCCAGGTCCTGAAGGCCGGCACCGCCACCTCGGGCTCCTTCACCTGGCAGAACGTCCCGGACCCGGACGGCTCGCCGACCGCGACCCGTAGCCAGGTCTCGGGCTCGAAGAAGTTCAACGGCGGCGAGGGCTGCCACTACGCCAACGACACCGTCTGGTTCACCACGAAGGGCGACAACCGGGTCTGGCAGCTGAACCTCACGAACAGCACGTACGAGCTGGCCTACGACGACTCGCTCGTACCCGGCGGCGCGGCCCCGCTGACCGGCGTCGACAACGTCACCGGGTCCTCGTACGGCGACCTGTACGTCGCCGAGGACGGCGGCAACATGGAGATCTGCGTGATCACCCCGGACGACGTGGTGGCGCCCTTCCTGCGGATCACCGGCCAGTCCTCCTCCGAGATCACAGGCCCGGCCTTCTCCCCCGCCGGCAACCGGCTCTACTTCTCCAGCCAGCGCGGCACGAGCGGCAGCTCGACCGGCGGCATCACCTACGAGGTGACGGGCCCCTTCCGCACCTGA